CTCCTCGGGGCTGattgtttttttactttttttttactcttggCAGACGTCCTTGAGCATTTGAAACGGATGTGAGAGAGTTTTTAGACCTCATGCAAAACAACCAACTAAACATAACAGATTACATCAGCTCAGCCTTTTCAATTCCTGGATGGCAGCAGAGTGCTAATCCAACCTTCATCCTGGATTTCATAAACTGAAACAAGGgaggctggcaggagcagcgctgccggatTGAGGAAGCTGACGACGGTGCAACATGTGGGCAACACACTGTATAAAGCTCATAAACTTGTAGGCTGATGTGTGCAGCTACCACTTTGGATTCTTTACGGCTGCTTCCCTCAGCAAGAGGCACCAGCAGGCTGAGCACTGAGACCTGCTCTCTGGGATGGAGATTTTACCCCTGCAAGACATGAAGGGCTTCCTGTTCCTCACATTCCTCCTGATGCCCGTGCATGCTGGAGCTTCTTGGAGCGCGAAATACGCAGTGGATTGCCCCGATCCCTGTGACAGTAACGCGTGCAAAAGCACTGTGCGCTGTAAGCGAACAGTGCTGGATgactgtggctgctgcagagtgtgtgcagctgctctgggggagACTTGCTATCGTACAGTCTCGGGTATGGATGGTGTCAAGTGTGGTCCTGGGCTGAAGTGCCAGTTTTACACTGAGGAGGATGACTTTGGTGATGAATTTGGTATCTGCAAAGGTAATGATATTCACTTTGTATGCACCCGCTTTGGCAATTTGACAGCAACATACATGCAGAGTTTGCCTCCTGCTTGAAAAGTCTAAAATTGGATTTTTCCAGCTCAGCCCTTAGccaagaaaaaagggaaataccTGCTGTCATCAAAAGGTGTTACATGTAGTGGGGCAGGGTTATTAATGTGACAGTGTTGTTTACACCTGGGAACGTGTGTGAGGAAATACAGATAGGGTGTGCTTGGAGATGAGATTTTTGACTGGGGCTTGGGAGACCCAGGCACTAGTCCTGTTCCTTCAGTTGATTTGGTGGGTGGCTTTCTATAAATTATTAAGACTTTAATCCCGCAAGTCCAACCTTGTCACAGGGTCCCTGTCACTGCTGCACACTCCTGGGAGTGATGCTCCCTCTGGCACTGCCGTCTGCCTGCCCAGGAACCAGGTGCTCAGTCTGAGGGATGGAGAAAGGAGCACTGCCTGAGTGCCTGGAGACTTTGTTCTGTTTAATTTAGTTCTACCTTTGAGATGCTCAGCTATCTTAGGGATGTGTTCAGGGGAGGCAAACAGAAACCCTCCTGCCTGAAAGATGGCAATAACAGAACAGAAGTTGACTGTGAGATGAGCAGCCAGGCACTGCTTTCAATTTATACAAGGTATGTTGCATGCTGATTTCATTAGTCAGAGGCTATAACGGCATTTTTCATTTAGGAGCTATTCTCACTCCATGTAAACAGGGGAATCTTTAAAAGGTGAGAAGGTATTATATTTGTAAGAAGTAGAATTAATATCTTAAAAAATAAGCTTCTTAAAAAGGAGTTTGCAAAGCATGAATGCAGTGGACTTTCCTGTTTGTGTACCACTTCAGTAAGTAAATACAGATAAGCCTTAGAATAACTTCCTTAAAAGTGGGAATATCTTGAATAGATAGTTAAATATCAGGAGTATTAATAGACTCAGTAAAAGTAATGACTTAGGACCAGACACTGCAAAAAACACCCAGGCTGATTCACATACAGCACACACTTATTtaccttatttaaaaaaaaacttgtgGGCATGGTTGCACACAGTGTGAAACCCAATATAGCACTTTTATTGCAAACGAGTAGAACTTACATATAAAGATTGTATCTTTGGTGCACTCACCAGAGGAGTATTTCACTGAGATAATTGACTGATCTTCAGTTTATTAAAAACTACCACAGTGGAAGATACTGCCTATAATTCTATTAACAGTTCTTTTGAATTAGTGCGTACTTTTCACTTTCCTTATAGGAGGAATATAAAACACTTTTCCCAAAGTGTGTTATTCTTTGCAATAGCACactttgggaaaaaacaaatattatGGGACATGAAATCTGAATCCCCATAGCTGAATCTCGGATGCTCTGTAGAAAATGCAAAGTAAaatgcttgggtttttttcccagccagtCAGTGGAAAAACTCTCCTTAATTTCTGTAAAGCAATATGTTGACTTAGAATTGTAAATTGGTGTTTAAATCTTCTATTCcccatatatttttttccactaaaTATTATAGATgtaattttgaattatttttctttcttcatctcGGCTCTGAGATAGCATAATCTCTCTCTGGGGCCAGATACTGTTATTTTATATATCCATTTACAGCTATGATACCAGGTCACTCACTCATTTTAATAACTTCCATGTTTGTAATAACTGACGGAGGCAGGATGGCTAAATTCTCTCTAGCTTCCTGTTACCGATTTACTTTGAAGTTCTGAAAAAATGATCTGAACTCTGTGTTCTTCAATTTCTTATTTCTAAAATGGGCTGTATATGTTCCAGAGCAatttttggggatatttttattattagaaGAGTGCATCATATTATTATCAATGGCAATGTCATTATTGCCAGGAGCAAACTACTTTTTTGGTGCCCTTGCTTCCATTAAACCACTGGGAGCAATCTGCAATTTATTTAGGAGCAGGATCCTGTTGAACAAAAaccttccaaaagaaaaattgacTCAGATCTCAGTTTCATGAAATCTGAAGAGCCTCATCAATACCAGGATTATTCCACACCGAGCGAAGTGCTTTGGGCTCAGACTTGTTTCTATGCTGTTGTGCACATCTTTGAATCCCatctctccaggctgagcacctgcagcaggcagaTTGATGCTCCATGTAGTGTGTGCTCTTTGCTTGTCTCCCAGGGAAGATGTGAACACAAGGACTGTTTCACTTGCGTgagattttgtttttgttttatgtgGACAAGCAGCAGATCAAAGAGTGTCCTTCTTAGGAAGGGGAGTGTGGTGAGACCTTGTAAGATTCTCCTTGCTGGAGTGACTCGCTGTGTAGTGCCTTTCAGGGAACTGGTTGATCTTCTAGGGCTTTTCATTTATAAGACCATATCTGTTTGATACACAGAGAATTGTAAAATGTTGGCTGCGCTATAGTGCATTAGCTTGATTTTCATCTTGCCTAGGCTCTATGGCAAAGCTAAAAGTTTGCATTCATTCAAGAGGAGACTGGACAAACCGAAAAAGATAATTCTCTTTTGGGGTGCTATATGCACAGAAACTAGGACTGGATCAGGATATGCCATAGCTGAAAAGGAGAGACAAAATGAGGAGGGAGGTATCATTTGTGCTTACTACAATCACTTTTCTTAAGTGTTTTGTGGAAGCCTGGGCTAGATGGATCCTTGATCCTGATCCAGCCCTGAATAGTCGTTCATCTGCCCTTAGGAGGTAAATTAGAGACTCTTCAGACCTTGCTATTTGAGGTGACCATGTAgcctgggttggaaaggacagTTTGAACATACAGGCCTTTCTCATGGCATATCTCAAACCTCTGCTGGGAATGATCACCTGTTTGTGGGTTTGGAAAATGTATGTTATACATGGATCTTCCCAGTCTCCATCTCTTTAGCAATGGTTTTGAGAAGGTATCCTGTTCAACAGCAAGGCAAGAGGAAGACAAGGGCTGTAGCCCCTAGTTTAAACCCTCTGGGAAGATATATGATTTAGCATGTGATATGTGTCAGCTAAGGGATAGGGCAAATCTCCTGTACCtgacttaattttctttggaaagcaTTTGGTTCCATCCTAACATCTGCTCTTTGGTGCTCCTCCACGAGCTTGCTCAGGAATATGAGGTTTGAATTGGGGCATTATGTGACCAGATCCAGTACAACCAGGGAGTTGCCTTAGTGCCAGAGATCCCTTCAGGGCATACTCACTCTTTAGGCTGGAGATGCGGATGAGCTGTCTGCCACAGGAAGACAAAACTCTGCTGTGTGAAAAGGTGTTGGGTGGGAGGCTACTCCCCAGGAGCCAGTAGCCTCTCCAGGCAGAGGATGAGTTGCTGGATAGCTCCTCAAGGTCGGGCTGCATCCTCCACCCAGACTGCTGGCCCtggccacagcagccctgcaccagcaTCAGATTGCAGATCTAAGTCACAACAGTCATGAAGTCAGAAAATACCATAGTGAATCACATAGtgaattccaggaatttctgGAGTCATCTTCTTTTCTGAATTCATTGCTAGCCCTTTAACTAAGTCTTCTGTGATTGCGTACTTACATACTCATTTTGCCTTTAACTAAGGCAATTTAATCTAAGAGTGCATTTAAATCTAAGAGTGTTTCAGAGAAGGATTAC
This genomic stretch from Corvus hawaiiensis isolate bCorHaw1 chromosome Z, bCorHaw1.pri.cur, whole genome shotgun sequence harbors:
- the ESM1 gene encoding endothelial cell-specific molecule 1, translating into MEILPLQDMKGFLFLTFLLMPVHAGASWSAKYAVDCPDPCDSNACKSTVRCKRTVLDDCGCCRVCAAALGETCYRTVSGMDGVKCGPGLKCQFYTEEDDFGDEFGICKECPYGTYGMECRKTCNCPSGICDRVTGKCLKFPFFQLSASKPPNRRKISSHTDNDMASGDGNSVKEEFVKEKVIRSPVMKWLNPR